One part of the SAR324 cluster bacterium genome encodes these proteins:
- the phnC gene encoding phosphonate ABC transporter ATP-binding protein: MLELKKLGKRYRTGDHALKEVDLSVPAGQVLALIGPSGAGKSTLIRCINRLVEPTSGDVLLHGESLTRLRGGGLRKARRKIGMIFQEYALVERLSVMENVLSGRLGYVGFWASYFRRFPQSDIDTAFSLLDRVGLEPMADKRADELSGGQRQRVGIARALIQNPELLLVDEPTASLDPKTSRQIMRLITELCTERKLAAIINIHDVALAQMFAQRIVGLQAGSIVYDGDPEGLTPEVLTQIYGEEDWTAVRKRQSSESDQDVADLEENL; the protein is encoded by the coding sequence ATGCTTGAATTGAAGAAACTGGGCAAACGCTATCGCACTGGCGACCATGCTCTCAAGGAAGTAGACCTAAGTGTCCCAGCTGGACAAGTTCTCGCCTTGATTGGCCCGTCTGGAGCTGGCAAGTCCACCCTGATCCGCTGCATCAACCGCCTCGTTGAGCCTACTTCGGGAGACGTGTTACTACATGGAGAGAGCCTTACCCGTTTACGGGGAGGGGGGCTCCGCAAAGCCCGGCGTAAAATTGGGATGATCTTCCAGGAATATGCACTTGTAGAGCGATTGAGCGTGATGGAAAATGTGCTCTCTGGTCGATTGGGTTACGTTGGGTTTTGGGCCAGCTACTTCCGTCGTTTTCCGCAGTCAGATATTGACACGGCTTTTTCCCTGCTGGACCGCGTCGGCTTGGAACCAATGGCTGATAAACGGGCAGATGAACTCTCTGGAGGACAACGCCAACGGGTTGGTATTGCCCGGGCACTGATTCAGAACCCAGAGTTGCTGTTGGTCGATGAACCGACCGCCAGCTTGGACCCAAAAACTTCCCGCCAGATCATGCGACTAATCACCGAGCTTTGTACTGAACGCAAGCTGGCAGCGATCATCAATATTCATGATGTCGCCCTGGCCCAGATGTTTGCTCAGCGCATTGTCGGGCTACAAGCTGGTTCAATTGTTTATGATGGGGATCCAGAAGGTCTAACGCCAGAAGTTCTGACCCAGATTTATGGAGAGGAAGACTGGACTGCGGTCCGTAAACGACAGAGCAGTGAGTCTGATCAAGATGTTGCTGATCTTGAGGAGAACCTCTGA
- the phnE gene encoding phosphonate ABC transporter, permease protein PhnE — MPVEMNSQEKIWKHRDRKTQLTHWALWFFGTALFVWCWQLVSEKTEWFFVLDAPAIAADIGSRMVPPRWEYIDKLWVPLWDTLNIATLGTLLALVLAVPVAFLAARNTSPSPVLLRPFALLIIVSSRSINSLIWSLLLVSILGPGVLAGIIAIALRSIGFVAKLLYEAIEEIDENQVEAIKATGASRSQVIAYGIVPQILPTFVGVSVFRWDINIRESTVLGLVGAGGIGLQLQASLNILAWPQVTLILLMIFLTVLFSEWFSAKARHAII; from the coding sequence ATGCCCGTTGAAATGAACTCCCAAGAAAAGATCTGGAAGCATCGCGATCGCAAGACACAGTTGACCCACTGGGCGCTTTGGTTTTTTGGGACAGCGCTGTTTGTCTGGTGTTGGCAACTGGTTTCAGAGAAGACTGAATGGTTCTTTGTGCTGGATGCCCCAGCCATTGCTGCGGACATCGGTTCCAGGATGGTCCCACCAAGATGGGAGTACATCGACAAGCTCTGGGTTCCTCTGTGGGATACTCTGAACATCGCTACTCTCGGTACTCTGCTGGCCCTGGTTCTAGCTGTGCCTGTAGCCTTCCTGGCAGCACGTAACACTTCGCCCAGCCCGGTGCTGCTGCGACCCTTTGCTCTATTGATCATTGTCTCATCCCGCTCCATCAACTCGTTGATCTGGTCTTTGCTGCTGGTCTCCATCCTCGGTCCTGGGGTGCTGGCTGGGATCATTGCGATTGCCCTGCGATCCATTGGCTTTGTTGCCAAACTACTCTATGAGGCTATTGAAGAGATTGATGAAAACCAGGTAGAAGCGATCAAGGCAACAGGAGCCAGTCGTTCCCAGGTGATTGCCTATGGCATCGTTCCACAAATTCTTCCTACCTTTGTTGGTGTGTCTGTGTTCCGCTGGGACATCAACATTCGTGAATCCACGGTCTTAGGATTGGTCGGAGCTGGAGGAATCGGACTGCAACTTCAGGCATCTCTGAACATTCTAGCCTGGCCTCAAGTGACCTTAATTCTACTGATGATCTTCCTGACCGTGCTATTCAGTGAGTGGTTCTCTGCCAAAGCCCGCCATGCGATCATCTAA
- a CDS encoding MFS transporter, which yields MRTIFTVAWVVFPPVAGWLAVQTSSFSVFAFASGTHIAFTLLFGLLWTQSARIGQASKKVEAAATSTLPKAYISNPYKIGISGIILGSIALQLNITALPLVIMQDLGGTLEQVGINASVAAAVEVPCMIAWGYLALRLSKETILATSSAIFSLYLGLMSIAETVLQVLFLQGIVALAIAALLSINISYLQEAIKGRLGLSTSLVDVSRVLSMLGASVVFALHQGEYYASLMEVAAIIALGGICLMLVARRLAGKDNC from the coding sequence CTGAGGACGATCTTTACGGTTGCCTGGGTCGTCTTTCCTCCAGTTGCCGGTTGGCTGGCTGTGCAGACTTCCAGTTTCTCCGTTTTCGCCTTTGCCTCGGGAACACACATCGCGTTCACTTTGCTCTTTGGACTCCTCTGGACCCAGTCTGCCAGAATTGGACAAGCAAGCAAGAAGGTAGAAGCTGCCGCCACTAGCACTCTGCCCAAAGCCTACATCAGCAATCCCTACAAGATTGGTATTTCAGGAATCATTCTGGGGTCCATAGCTTTACAGCTGAACATCACGGCCCTCCCCCTTGTAATAATGCAGGACCTGGGAGGGACGCTGGAGCAAGTCGGTATCAACGCATCAGTGGCTGCTGCGGTGGAAGTGCCCTGTATGATTGCTTGGGGCTACCTAGCCTTGCGGCTGAGCAAGGAAACCATTTTGGCCACCAGTTCTGCCATTTTTTCGTTGTATCTTGGACTGATGTCGATTGCCGAGACTGTGCTGCAAGTTCTCTTTTTGCAGGGGATTGTGGCCCTAGCAATTGCTGCGCTCTTGAGCATCAACATTAGTTACCTGCAGGAGGCAATCAAGGGGCGTTTAGGATTGTCAACCTCCCTGGTAGATGTGAGTCGAGTCTTGTCAATGCTGGGAGCTTCAGTGGTGTTTGCTCTGCATCAGGGTGAGTACTACGCATCATTGATGGAGGTAGCTGCAATCATTGCTTTGGGCGGGATATGCTTAATGCTGGTGGCACGACGAC
- the phnD gene encoding phosphate/phosphite/phosphonate ABC transporter substrate-binding protein — translation MFKRLTSLLHFAGVLGVSLLTAGTLIAQDCPRGTLDSRFCDRDGDLVADAPTDPSEWVNPDTLNFVYTPVEDPAVYKTAWVDFITHMENVTGKKVRYFIIQSNAAQIEAMRSGRIHVAGFNTGSNPLAVNCAGFVPFTIMASLDGNFGYEMEIITYPGSGINKVEDIKGRNLAFTSPTSNSGFKAPSAILKAEFDMLPERDFEPSFSGKHDNSILGVANKDYDAASIANSVKSRMISRNVIKAEDVITIYKSQTFPTTGFGYVHNLHPDVAKKVQEAFSSFEWDKPDGTPTSLKVEFEKSNEGQFLPITYQEHWAVIRTIDKANNVSYSCK, via the coding sequence ATGTTCAAGAGATTGACAAGCTTGCTGCATTTCGCCGGTGTTTTGGGTGTCTCGCTACTGACTGCTGGAACCCTAATAGCTCAGGATTGCCCACGAGGAACTCTGGATAGCCGATTCTGTGACCGTGACGGCGACCTGGTAGCGGATGCGCCCACCGATCCAAGTGAATGGGTCAACCCAGACACGTTGAATTTTGTTTACACGCCTGTTGAAGATCCAGCAGTCTACAAGACTGCTTGGGTGGATTTTATTACACACATGGAAAACGTAACGGGCAAAAAAGTTCGATACTTTATCATTCAATCCAATGCAGCTCAAATCGAAGCGATGCGATCGGGCCGCATACATGTGGCAGGCTTCAATACCGGTTCAAACCCACTGGCTGTCAACTGTGCCGGATTTGTACCCTTCACGATCATGGCCAGTCTTGATGGCAACTTCGGCTACGAAATGGAGATCATCACTTACCCAGGTAGTGGTATCAACAAGGTGGAAGACATCAAGGGACGAAATCTGGCGTTCACCTCTCCAACCTCCAACTCCGGATTCAAGGCACCTTCTGCGATCTTGAAAGCCGAGTTTGATATGCTTCCCGAGCGAGACTTTGAGCCTTCCTTCTCTGGAAAGCACGACAACTCGATTCTTGGAGTAGCCAACAAGGACTATGATGCAGCTTCTATCGCCAACTCGGTGAAATCAAGAATGATCTCACGAAATGTGATTAAGGCTGAGGATGTGATCACGATATATAAGTCTCAGACTTTCCCTACGACTGGATTTGGATATGTTCACAACCTGCATCCTGACGTGGCAAAAAAAGTTCAGGAAGCCTTCTCCAGCTTTGAGTGGGATAAGCCAGACGGCACACCAACCAGTCTGAAAGTAGAGTTCGAGAAGTCCAACGAAGGGCAGTTTTTGCCAATCACCTATCAGGAGCATTGGGCTGTGATCCGCACGATTGACAAGGCCAATAACGTCTCCTACTCCTGCAAGTAA
- the phnE gene encoding phosphonate ABC transporter, permease protein PhnE: MSAPRTWRPKPFIENPKLRWSITIGTMLYMLLALGSVEVNWMRVYEGLDRGLKFVAAFAQPNFTGRWTDISEGLAESLVMTVVSTVIGIIVSIPIALGASRNLAPLPIYLFCRSIITISRTFQEVIIAILFVAIFGFGPFAGVLTISFATIGFLAKLLAEAIENIDPSQAEAVRSTGSRWWQWLNYGIQPQVMPRLIGLSLYRLDINFRESAVVGLVGAGGIGATLNTAFDRYEFDTAAAILILIIGIVMFAEYSSSAIRKRVQ; encoded by the coding sequence ATGAGTGCTCCCCGCACCTGGCGCCCCAAGCCCTTTATTGAGAATCCGAAACTCCGTTGGAGCATCACCATTGGAACCATGCTCTATATGTTGCTAGCGCTCGGTTCCGTAGAAGTCAACTGGATGAGGGTCTATGAAGGATTGGATCGTGGACTAAAATTTGTTGCTGCCTTTGCACAGCCGAACTTCACTGGGCGTTGGACCGACATCTCAGAGGGGCTAGCAGAAAGTCTGGTGATGACAGTGGTTTCCACAGTGATTGGCATTATTGTTTCGATTCCGATTGCCCTTGGAGCTTCCCGCAATCTTGCTCCTCTTCCAATCTATCTGTTCTGCCGATCAATCATTACAATTTCTCGAACCTTTCAGGAAGTAATCATTGCCATCCTCTTTGTGGCAATCTTTGGATTTGGCCCCTTCGCCGGTGTACTGACGATCTCTTTTGCAACCATCGGATTCCTGGCCAAGCTGCTTGCTGAAGCGATTGAGAACATTGATCCTAGTCAAGCTGAGGCAGTGCGTTCCACTGGATCTCGTTGGTGGCAGTGGTTGAACTATGGCATTCAACCGCAGGTGATGCCTCGTCTGATTGGACTCTCTCTTTATCGACTCGACATCAACTTTCGAGAATCAGCTGTCGTTGGACTGGTTGGAGCCGGAGGAATCGGTGCCACCCTGAATACTGCCTTTGACCGCTATGAATTTGATACCGCCGCAGCCATCCTGATCCTGATCATTGGGATCGTGATGTTTGCCGAGTATTCATCTAGTGCGATTCGCAAGCGAGTTCAGTGA
- a CDS encoding DUF47 family protein, whose amino-acid sequence MLTLSLFRKQQQVEDLIRFLLRNLEDLALHHREALTAYLDGNLAECEQRAQEVDRLESELDDLQRQIQQLLLREALMPDSRDDVLRLLTKLDRIPGQCRHSLKELLLELPPLPNDFRASLVLMFHKTHSCLRALSATVDSLFSDLRSVPRHAEEVARQESEVDRVEQQLLVRVFRDDSLELARQFQYKAMLQRLGGISDLAEDVADEVLLIATKRMA is encoded by the coding sequence ATGTTGACACTCTCCCTATTTCGCAAGCAGCAGCAGGTTGAGGACCTGATCAGATTTCTATTGAGGAACTTAGAAGATCTGGCTCTTCATCATCGAGAGGCCCTGACTGCCTACCTGGACGGCAACCTCGCAGAGTGTGAGCAGCGAGCCCAAGAGGTGGATCGCCTGGAGTCCGAGTTAGACGACTTGCAGCGTCAAATTCAGCAATTGCTGCTGCGAGAAGCGCTCATGCCTGATTCCAGAGATGATGTGTTGCGCCTCCTCACCAAGCTCGATCGCATTCCTGGTCAATGTCGCCATTCTCTCAAGGAGTTGCTGCTGGAACTCCCTCCACTCCCCAATGATTTCCGAGCCTCCCTAGTATTGATGTTTCATAAGACCCATAGTTGTCTACGAGCACTGAGTGCCACCGTTGACTCGCTCTTCTCCGATCTGCGCTCTGTTCCTCGCCATGCCGAAGAAGTTGCCCGTCAGGAAAGTGAGGTTGATCGAGTGGAACAGCAGTTATTGGTTCGAGTGTTTCGAGATGATTCCCTGGAACTGGCACGCCAGTTCCAGTACAAAGCCATGCTTCAACGATTGGGAGGGATCTCTGATCTAGCAGAGGATGTAGCAGATGAAGTACTGCTGATTGCCACCAAAAGAATGGCCTAG